The nucleotide window TCGCCTCCTTGGGGTTGAGGGCGATCGTGGCGTGGTGCCGGATGCCGAACTGGGCGGCACGGAACCGCTCCCAGCCCAGCAGCGAGTCGAAGTAGTCGAGGAACGAACCGACGTTGGTGCGGGGCTGCCCCAACCAGAATGCGGGTTCGACGAGGGCGCGGACGCCGCTGGCATAGAGCGCCTCGTAATCATTGGTGGTGCGGCTGGTCATGTGGATGTGAGGATCAAAGATGCGCATGGCTGGCTTCCCCCTGAGAAGTGGTCGAATGGCTGGAGCCCAGGAGCAGCGTGACGTCGTCCGTGACCGGACGCCCGGCGGCTGTCCGTTCGGCGGCGAAGTCGCCTGCCATCCGGGCAAGTTCGTCATCCGCACGTTCCTGCAGGTCCGTGACGGCGCTGAGGCTGACCCCCATGAACACCAGCTTCAGCACGGCATGGCGCCAGCTGTGCTGATCCAGATGGGCAGCTGCAAACGGCCCGACGGCGGCGGCAACAAGACCGCTTTCGTTGGTCCGCAGGGCCTCACTGGTGAGCCTCAGCCCTGCGTTAACGACGACGTCCGGAAGCTTCGGTGAGCGCGTGGCCAGCGCTGCCAGGCCGCGAAGCACACCGCGGCGCTCCGCGGAGTCACCGCCGTCGTAGAGTGCCGACAGCGCCAGCGCCAGCTCTTCGGGAGGGAGGAGCTCACCAAGCCGGCCGAGGAGCCGGCCCCGGGCGGAGTCGCTGGTGGTGCCGAAGAGTGCGCCGGTGGGGTCGGCGTCCGGGCGCAGCGGCATGCGGCCCAGCCGGCGCCCAGCCTGAGCGAAGATGGTGGTGAGGGCGGAAGGATCGGCGGCTATCGCCGTCGTACTCTCCTGGAGCCAGCGCTCCGATTCCCTGCTGGTTCCGGATTCCGTCCAAGCATCCCTGAGTGCCGCGATGCTGCGGGCGGCGAGCCCCGGTGCGTCGTAGGAGTGCCTCGGCAGTTCGACGGCGGCCACTCCGCGGTAATCCAGCTCGGCCAGGGTGGCGAGTGCGAGAGGCAGATCCACGGTTCCTTCGCCGAACGGCAGGTGCTCGTGGGCGTGCGGGCGCATGTCATCGAGCTGGACGTTCGCCAGCAGCGGCCCGGCCTGGAGGAGCGCGCCGCGCACGCCGTCAGGTTCGACGACTACACAGTGCCCGATGTCCACGGTGATCCGCAGATTGTCCGGATCGCCGAGCTCGGCCCGGAGGTGCAGCGCGTCGGACACCGTCTCGACCAGCATGCCCGGCTCGGGCTCCACGGCCAGAAGGACCCCTGTCCCGGCGGCGTACTCAACGACGCCTGCCACCCGTTCGGTAAGCCGCTGCCATCCCGTGTCAGGGGAAGTTCCTTCCGGAAGCACCCCGGAGAAGAAGGAGACGCATTCAGCCTCCAGCGCTGCCGCAATGTCGACGGCGCGGTGCAGGAAGTCGACGCGGCTTGCGGCCTCCTCGTCCACCAGCGCCGGGCGGTGCTTGTGGCGCGGGTCGAGCAGGAAGCGGGTGCCCGTCTCGATGACCACGCGAAGGTTCAGCTCACTGAGCGTCACCCGCAGCGCCTGCAACTGTGCGTCCAGGTCTGCGGCGAACGGGTCAAGGTGCGGATGCCCCAGGGTCAAAGCCACTGCGCCGTACCCCTGCTCGGCGAGGAGTTCCAGGGCCACGGGAAGGGGGTGGTCGGTGAGACCGTTGGTGCCGTATCCCAGGCTGAAGGGCATGGGTGATTCCGTCATGATTCGCTCAACTTCCTGCTCCTCGGGCGTGCGCGCATGATTTTGCCGAACAGGTCCACCGATGCCAGCACCCCTGCGGCAGCCAGGTTCCCATGGCGAACCGTGAGCGCTGCCTGCAGCGGGACCATCGCGCGGATGCCGGCCTTCGTGGCTTCAAGCGCATTCTTCGCCGCCGGGTTGCCGGCAGCACGCACCTGCGCCGGAGCACACCGGCCGGCGTAGACCGCCGTTGCTGCAAGCACGGCGGAAATCCGGGTGCGGGACCTCATGCCGGGGGCGGTCACAGTACCGGCCACCACCGCACCGGCAATCAGGGCGGTGGTCGTAGCAGCGCCGGACGCCGTCGTCGTCGTTGTTCCGTGGACTTCGCCCTGGGAGAGGAGGGTGACGGCGACGGTGTGGCCGCCCATGATGCCGGCTGCGCTGAGTGCGGGGCGCAGGTGCCCGGAACCGGCGCCCATCAGGACGTCCAGGGCACGGCAGGCCCCCATAGCGAGCGCGCCGGGGACCGCATGCTTCTTGGCGAGCAGGTCGTAGGTCCAGATGGAGGCGGCGAGTGGAACTCCGACAGTGAAGGCGCGCCTGCCCCCACCTGCGGCACTGAGTCCCAGCCCGGCGACGGTCAGTGCAACTGCGGTGGTGAGGGCGTTGCGGGCACCGATCCTCCCGGAGGGGATGGGTCGTTCCGGGCGCTCGCGGGCATCGATGGTGCGGTCGGCATAGTCATTGAGCGCCATTCCGCCGGCGTACAGGCACGCGCTTGCCAGGGGCAGCGCGATCCGGCGGCCGCCCAGTGCCTGCCCGGCGGCGGAACCGCCCGCGAGGGTGTCGCCCAGGACGGTCAGCACGGCCGGCGCGCGAACCAGTTCAAGGTAGTCGTTGACGCTCACTGTTGATCGAGGCTCCCACCGGCTGTGAGCCGGGCACTTGCCGTCTGCGCCCACTCCACGAGGTTGCGGGTCTGGTTGGCGAACGCATGCTCATCGCTGCCCCAGGGGTCCTTGAAGAAGAATCCGAGTGCGTCGACATGGCCTTCCTCTCCGGCAGCGTGGGCGAGGGCCATCAGTCTCGCGAGGTCCAGGACCATGGGGGCGGCCAGCATGGAGTCATAGGCGCTCCAGGTGGTCTGCAGCGTGAGACGCGATCCGAGGAAACCCTCAACGTTGATGTGGTCCCATGCCACCTTCGTCTCGCCGAGATCCTGGACATTGTCAATGTGAAGCGGAGTCACCGCACCTCCCGTCAGCTCCTGCAGCCCGCGGTTCTTGGACTGAAGCTTGCCGGAAACAGCCTGCGGGTCGGCGAGGGTTGCGCCGTCGCCGCCGCCCAGCAGATTGGTGCCCGCCCAGGACAGAACTCGAAGCCCACGTGCTGCGAAGGCGGGAGCGAGGACTGACCGCAGCCAGGTCTGGCCCGTCTTGCCGTCCTGGCCGGCGGACGGTACCCGGTGCCGGGCGGCGAGTTCACGCAGTGCCGGGATGGTGAGAGCGGTGGAGGGTGTGAAACATACGTAGGAAGAGCCGGCGAGGACTGCGGCGTAGGCGCTCACGGAGCTCGGCGGCAGCACGCGGCGGGCCGGATCCTCCAGGGCGGCGAGCAGCAGCTCTATGTTCGAGAACTCGGCGACCGGTTCAACGGGCGCTTCGGTGGATGCGACGTCGAGAACGACGACGCGGTCCAGGCCGTTGGCGTGCTTGAAGTCGGTGATGTCCTGCGCGAGCCGGCGGGCCACGTCGGCCTGTGACTCCGACTGCTGTGCGGGATCATAGCCCGGCCGCACGCGCTGGTCGGCTTCTCCGAGCTGGGAGCGGACCGATTCGAGCAGGTGGGGCGGAAGCATGCCCGATTCAACGAGGGACTCGGCGCGCTTGGCCATGCAGACACCGCTGATGTCATGGCCACCCACCACGAAGTCGGCGAAGTCTGGAAGCAGGACCGCAGTGAAAGAGTCCTGGTTCGTGACGCATCCCGTGGCGGGAGCAAGACCGGAGGAAATGGCAGCGAGTCCCACCGTGGCGGTGGTTGCCACGGATCCGCGGGCACCGATGAGCCAGATCCCGGTCTTCCCGTAATTGCGGCCTGTCGGTTCAGTGTTGGCGCTCACGCGGATGGCCCCTTCGGCTGGTGTACCCAATGTCTGTGTTCTTTCGTGTTGCAGTGCTCACGCCGATCCGGACGGGCGGGTGTTGCCCGCCCGCCTGGATCCCGGGCGTCAGTAGGAGTAGCAGGTGAGGAAGTTGAAGCTGTCCTCGGCGAACTCCGCGGTAGCCGGGGCGCCGTCGCGTTCAATGACGTAGTACTTCACGTGGCCCTGGGCGGCGTCGAGAATGGGCGCCCATTCGATGTCCCCTTCGCCGACGTCGGTCAGCAGGGGGAAGCTCTCGAAACCGAGGGTGTCGGCGGGAAGGGCGCCGTCCTTGATGTGCAGCAGTTCAATGCGGTCACCGTGGCGCTCGAGCAGGTCTACTACATTGACCCCTGCATCAGATGCCCAGAAGACGTCCAGCTGGAAGGCGACGTAGCGGGGGTCGGTGTTCGCCAGCAGCACCTCGTAGGCGGTTGTCTCCTCGCCTGTCTCCGGGTTGGTAACGAGTGTTGTGAACTCCCACCAGTGGTTGTGCCCGAAGTGCTTGCCAGTTCCTGCCTCCACGGAGAGCTCGCCGAGACGGTTCATTGCCTCGGCGGTGGCCAGCACGTCTGCATAGGTGCTGGTTCCATCCCTGTTGATACCGGGTGCGGCCCAGCCGCCGGACCCGGTGTACTTCTGGCCGATGGTTTTGGCGTACGCCAGGGTCTGGTCGAATGTTGCTTCAGCTGTGCTTCCGTGCGCCGACGGAGCTTTCAGTTTGTACTCCTTGAGCAGTGCGCGGAACTCCTCGGCGGTGCGGCCCTCGTAGGAACCGCCGAACGGCTCCACGTTCTTGTAGCCGATCTCGGCCAGCTCGGCGAGGATCGCCTCGGTACCAATCTCCCCCTGCCAGCCCGCGTAGCTGTAGAGCTGGAACGAAATCTTGCTGGCCGGAACGCTCTTGCCTGCACAGTCGGCTGCCGAGTTCGCATTGCCGGACGCGGGAGCCGCAGCGGCGGGCCCGGTCAATACAGCGGTTGCTGCAATGGCCAGTGAGGCGGCGCCTGCCAGCCTGCGGGTAGCCCCCCGGCGTGAGCGGGTGCTGCCGGCGTGAGTGTCCTTGATCAAAGCTTCCTCCTTGAAGTGATGCTGCCTCGTAACCTGCCTGACCGGATCGCTCCTCTACTCGAAGGTCCTTGGAAAAACCTTGGAGGAGACGCCGGTCACAAAGAACCTAACACGACTAATGGCGGTGAACAACGAATGTAGTGTCTCCCTCGATATATTCGCGCAACGTGAAGCGCAGGATAGATCGAAATGGGCAAGGCTAATGCGGATTACGTTGCCTTCCAGCGAAATCCACGGGCGCAGATGGGCTTTCCGTGCGGATTGGGCTCCGCATGCCCCGCCGCCCAGCGGATACTCACTCCGACCATTCGTTTCGTCGAAAGCTGTGCTGTAATTAGTCGATGAGTGACATAAGTAGCTTCAATGGCCTTGGTTCCTCCGGAGCGAGCGAGCTGTTCCAGATTCTGCGTGACGGCCGTCCGCGCACGCGGACTGAGCTCGCCGAGCAGATGGGCCTCGCGCGTTCCACGATCACGCTGCGTATCGAGGCGCTCATGGAACTCGGCCTTGTCGGCTTCGTGGACGACGCCGTGTCGACCGGCGGGCGCCCCTCCTCGCGCATCGCGCTGAAGGCCGGCAGCAAGGTGGTGCTCGGTGTGGACATCGGCGCTTCGCACCTGCACGTAGCCGTGACGGACCTGACGGGGCACCGCCTGCGTGAAGCCTCCCGGACCATCGAAGTTACGCAGGGCCCCGACGTCGTGCTGCAGGCGGTTGTGGAGCTGGGCACCGAGCTGCTCGAACAATCAGGGCGCGCGGTGAAGGACCTGCTCGCCATCGGCATCGGCGTGCCCGGTCCGGTGGAGCACCGGACCGGCAGGCCAATCAACCCGCCGATCATGCCCGGCTGGAACGGCTTCGACGTGCCGGGCCACCTGCAGGCTCACTTCCACGTTCCGGTTCTCGTGGACAACGATGTGAACATCATGGCGCTCGGTGAGCGCAACGTCGCCTGGCCCACAGTGGACAACCTCATTTTTGTGAAGGTCGCCACGGGGATCGGCTCGGGCATTGTCTCGAGCGGCATGCTGCAGCGCGGTGCTGACGGTGTGGCCGGGGACATCGGCCATATTCGCGTGCACAACGGCGGCGGAGTGCCCTGTCACTGCGGAAACAAGGACTGCCTGGAAGCAGTCGCCTCCGGGCCGGCTGTGGCGTCGAAATTGCGCGCTCTCGGACTGGAAGCCAATACCAGCGAAGACGTGGTTCGGCTGGTCGGCGCAGGCACAACCGAAGCCGTGCACGCCGTGCGCCAGGCAGGTAGGGATGTGGGCGAGGTGCTCTCCGCCTGTGTGAGCCTCATCAATCCGTCGGTCATCGTCATCGGCGGCTCCATGGCTCTCACGGGCGAACACTTTATTGCCGGTATCCGCGAAGTGGTTTACTCCCGCACTATTCCCCTGGCCACCCAGCACCTGCAGATTGTCCAGTCCAGTTCCGGGCTCGACGCCGGTGTGCTTGGCGCCAGCATGCTGGCAATCCACCATGCCATGTCTCCTCAGCGCATCGATGCCATGGTTCTCGGCCTGTCCGGCTCCATGGTCGGATAGCCCGCGCACTTCTTTTTACATCCCGACGACTTTTGCTTGACAGACAACAAAACCCCGAATTAGTCTCGGACAACAAGCCCGAACGACGGCGGCACTACCTTTCCGGGCAGCGTCGCCGCCAGCTGGCCAGGTAGGAGAGCTAACACTTTCCTAGCTGGGTTTCAGGCTCAAATGCGCTTGAAATCAGGGAAGTTGTGTCAGCGAAAGCGGTCCACAGCAGCATCATGACTTCCTGCCACCCTCGTGTCTGTTACTGATTGACGGCAACGGTGGAGTGCTGAACGCACGGCGAAGACGCTGTGGGTGAAGCAACGAACCGTGGGCAGCCCTGTTGCCCGGCCGTGTTCGGTGCAAGCCGCGAGCTCCGTCATCAATTGCTGCGCCGCAGCTTCGCATGCTTCCCCACCAAAGCCGGTGGAGGAACGCATCCAGTGCCAGGAAAGGCAAACATATGTGCTTCGGATTCAATGCCCCAGGCGCCCTTCGTCGTTCGTTGGAGGAGAAGGGGGTCGACCGGCGCAGTTTCCTGAGGGGAGCCGCAGCGGTAGGCGTGGGTGTAGGCCTCGCCGGCGTCGGCGGGACGGCTGCCATCGCCGCTCCCGGTGCCAGGAAGGGCCGGCCAGTTCCCCCCGGACTCATCAGCATCCAGTTGTACACACTGCGTTCGATCATGAATGGCGCAGGTGTGGATGCGACCCTGGCGAGCCTCGCCGATTTCGGCTACACCAAGGTTGAGCTCGCCGGCCTGTACGGGCGCACTGCGGAAGCGATGCGCTCAACGCTTGATTCGCTCGGCATCACCCCTTCGTCGAGCCATGACGGCATCAGCGGCAGTTCCGCTGCGCTGGAGACGAAGATTGCCAACGCGGTCACGCTGGGCCAGACACACATCAACGTGCCGTACCTGGCTTCAACCTCCGGAGATGACTGGCGTCGCTGGGCGGACCAGATGAATGTGGAGGCGGCAGCCGCCCGCGAGGCCGGCCTGAAGTACGGCTACCACAACCACGCCCACGAGTTCACCACTGACGTCGGCGGCGGAGTGACCCCGTGGGACATCTTCACCAGCCGCCTTGACCCCAAGCTGGTCCACCTCGAGGTTGACCTGTACTGGGCTGTCACCGGTGGTGTTGGTGTGGGGGCCTCGGATCCCATCCAGTTCGCGATCGACACCATTCAGCAGGCGCCGCAGAAGGTTCTGCAGTACCACGTGAAGGATCGTGACACCGCCGGCGGATTCGCCGATCTCGGAACCGGGACCATCGACTTTGCACGCATCTTCCGCGCTCACACGCCGAAGGAATACATCGTCGAGAATGACCAGCCGGACGTCACGCCCCTGCAGACCGCCGAGGTTGGCTACGACTACCTGCGCGCGCTCCGCTTCTAGCACTGCCTTCAGTAGAGCGGATCGACGCTCTCAGTAGAGCCGTCCGGCGCTCTCCGGTCCAGTGAATGCCGGGCAGGTGTCTCCCAGGCACCTGCCCGGCTTTCGTCGTCGTCCGCTTGCCTTCCTGGAGTCTCCTTCGGATCGGTGCCGTGGATCCGGGCGCGATTCTGTGCAGGTTTGCCGCCGGAAAGCGCGTGTCGCGGCCGGACGCGCCGTGAAACGGGGTTGCTGCGGCGGCAAAGCTGCACGAAATCGTCGGCGCCATTGGCTCGTGAACGCTCAACCTGGGCGATATCGGCGTTTTCGGCGGTGGCTCACCGAATCACCCGACCAGACAGCACCACGCGGACACGGTCAAGAACATAGTCCTGATTGAACATGATGTCTTCGTAACTGAAGCGAAGATGCAGGTAACCGCGCGCGATCAACTCATTGTTCCTGTGCCTGTCACGGTTCCGGGCCGCGCGGTCTGAGTGGTACCGGTCCCCGTCAACCTCGACCACAAGAAAACCTTCCAGAACGAAATCAACCCGGCCCACTCCATCGATGCGCACCTGTGTTTCACAATTGAAGCCGGCACGCCGAAACAGGATCCGGGCCACCACCTCGATTGCTGATTCCCCGCATCCTGTCACCAGGTCCAGGGCTGCACGCGCTTTTCCGTTCCGGTTGCCCTGCAGCCGCTCCTCAAGGAACGCCCTCACAGTGTCTCCCCGCCTCAGCGAACTTTCGACGACGACGGCGGCATCGACTGCTGGAAGGCACTGAAGGGCATGAAGCAGGGTGTCGACAACCCCCACGATGGGCAGTCGGTGGTGTGGATCGACGGTACGGAACTGGTGGTTCACGTACCTGCCGCCACTTCTGCCGACGCAGCTCACATGCAGTCGGGTGGGAGGCGTGAGCAGCCACAATCCATGGTGGGTTGCTGCCGAAGCGCAGGTGAGCCGCGCGTTCATCCGGAGCGCAGCCAGATAATCCCGGGGGGCGTCGGGTAGCGCATAGAGGCCCTTTCGCACGTGTATCAAGGT belongs to Arthrobacter tumbae and includes:
- a CDS encoding EboA domain-containing protein; its protein translation is MTESPMPFSLGYGTNGLTDHPLPVALELLAEQGYGAVALTLGHPHLDPFAADLDAQLQALRVTLSELNLRVVIETGTRFLLDPRHKHRPALVDEEAASRVDFLHRAVDIAAALEAECVSFFSGVLPEGTSPDTGWQRLTERVAGVVEYAAGTGVLLAVEPEPGMLVETVSDALHLRAELGDPDNLRITVDIGHCVVVEPDGVRGALLQAGPLLANVQLDDMRPHAHEHLPFGEGTVDLPLALATLAELDYRGVAAVELPRHSYDAPGLAARSIAALRDAWTESGTSRESERWLQESTTAIAADPSALTTIFAQAGRRLGRMPLRPDADPTGALFGTTSDSARGRLLGRLGELLPPEELALALSALYDGGDSAERRGVLRGLAALATRSPKLPDVVVNAGLRLTSEALRTNESGLVAAAVGPFAAAHLDQHSWRHAVLKLVFMGVSLSAVTDLQERADDELARMAGDFAAERTAAGRPVTDDVTLLLGSSHSTTSQGEASHAHL
- a CDS encoding SCO3242 family prenyltransferase, with protein sequence MSVNDYLELVRAPAVLTVLGDTLAGGSAAGQALGGRRIALPLASACLYAGGMALNDYADRTIDARERPERPIPSGRIGARNALTTAVALTVAGLGLSAAGGGRRAFTVGVPLAASIWTYDLLAKKHAVPGALAMGACRALDVLMGAGSGHLRPALSAAGIMGGHTVAVTLLSQGEVHGTTTTTASGAATTTALIAGAVVAGTVTAPGMRSRTRISAVLAATAVYAGRCAPAQVRAAGNPAAKNALEATKAGIRAMVPLQAALTVRHGNLAAAGVLASVDLFGKIMRARPRSRKLSES
- a CDS encoding inositol-3-phosphate synthase; this translates as MSANTEPTGRNYGKTGIWLIGARGSVATTATVGLAAISSGLAPATGCVTNQDSFTAVLLPDFADFVVGGHDISGVCMAKRAESLVESGMLPPHLLESVRSQLGEADQRVRPGYDPAQQSESQADVARRLAQDITDFKHANGLDRVVVLDVASTEAPVEPVAEFSNIELLLAALEDPARRVLPPSSVSAYAAVLAGSSYVCFTPSTALTIPALRELAARHRVPSAGQDGKTGQTWLRSVLAPAFAARGLRVLSWAGTNLLGGGDGATLADPQAVSGKLQSKNRGLQELTGGAVTPLHIDNVQDLGETKVAWDHINVEGFLGSRLTLQTTWSAYDSMLAAPMVLDLARLMALAHAAGEEGHVDALGFFFKDPWGSDEHAFANQTRNLVEWAQTASARLTAGGSLDQQ
- a CDS encoding sugar phosphate isomerase/epimerase family protein, producing the protein MIKDTHAGSTRSRRGATRRLAGAASLAIAATAVLTGPAAAAPASGNANSAADCAGKSVPASKISFQLYSYAGWQGEIGTEAILAELAEIGYKNVEPFGGSYEGRTAEEFRALLKEYKLKAPSAHGSTAEATFDQTLAYAKTIGQKYTGSGGWAAPGINRDGTSTYADVLATAEAMNRLGELSVEAGTGKHFGHNHWWEFTTLVTNPETGEETTAYEVLLANTDPRYVAFQLDVFWASDAGVNVVDLLERHGDRIELLHIKDGALPADTLGFESFPLLTDVGEGDIEWAPILDAAQGHVKYYVIERDGAPATAEFAEDSFNFLTCYSY
- a CDS encoding ROK family transcriptional regulator, translating into MSDISSFNGLGSSGASELFQILRDGRPRTRTELAEQMGLARSTITLRIEALMELGLVGFVDDAVSTGGRPSSRIALKAGSKVVLGVDIGASHLHVAVTDLTGHRLREASRTIEVTQGPDVVLQAVVELGTELLEQSGRAVKDLLAIGIGVPGPVEHRTGRPINPPIMPGWNGFDVPGHLQAHFHVPVLVDNDVNIMALGERNVAWPTVDNLIFVKVATGIGSGIVSSGMLQRGADGVAGDIGHIRVHNGGGVPCHCGNKDCLEAVASGPAVASKLRALGLEANTSEDVVRLVGAGTTEAVHAVRQAGRDVGEVLSACVSLINPSVIVIGGSMALTGEHFIAGIREVVYSRTIPLATQHLQIVQSSSGLDAGVLGASMLAIHHAMSPQRIDAMVLGLSGSMVG
- a CDS encoding sugar phosphate isomerase/epimerase family protein, encoding MCFGFNAPGALRRSLEEKGVDRRSFLRGAAAVGVGVGLAGVGGTAAIAAPGARKGRPVPPGLISIQLYTLRSIMNGAGVDATLASLADFGYTKVELAGLYGRTAEAMRSTLDSLGITPSSSHDGISGSSAALETKIANAVTLGQTHINVPYLASTSGDDWRRWADQMNVEAAAAREAGLKYGYHNHAHEFTTDVGGGVTPWDIFTSRLDPKLVHLEVDLYWAVTGGVGVGASDPIQFAIDTIQQAPQKVLQYHVKDRDTAGGFADLGTGTIDFARIFRAHTPKEYIVENDQPDVTPLQTAEVGYDYLRALRF
- a CDS encoding endonuclease domain-containing protein; translated protein: MRKGLYALPDAPRDYLAALRMNARLTCASAATHHGLWLLTPPTRLHVSCVGRSGGRYVNHQFRTVDPHHRLPIVGVVDTLLHALQCLPAVDAAVVVESSLRRGDTVRAFLEERLQGNRNGKARAALDLVTGCGESAIEVVARILFRRAGFNCETQVRIDGVGRVDFVLEGFLVVEVDGDRYHSDRAARNRDRHRNNELIARGYLHLRFSYEDIMFNQDYVLDRVRVVLSGRVIR